One Sphingopyxis macrogoltabida genomic region harbors:
- a CDS encoding rhodanese-like domain-containing protein, which translates to MRRTLLLALALAPTPALAQANPQIDYPAFQQLTASVAPQRAERLLPFDRFKAEAAKPDVLLLDARSKDAFAAGHIAGAVNLPLTDFTADSLAAVIGANPDRPILIYCNNNFANDRAPVPMKSRALALNIQTFINLVGYGYPNVWELGDVIDMGDPAVEWVTG; encoded by the coding sequence ATGCGCCGCACCCTGCTTCTCGCTCTCGCGCTCGCCCCCACCCCCGCGCTGGCGCAAGCCAATCCGCAGATAGATTACCCCGCCTTCCAGCAGCTCACGGCCAGCGTCGCGCCGCAACGCGCCGAACGCCTGCTCCCCTTCGACCGCTTCAAGGCCGAGGCCGCAAAGCCCGATGTCCTCCTCCTCGACGCGCGCTCGAAGGACGCCTTCGCCGCCGGGCATATCGCGGGCGCAGTCAACCTGCCGCTCACCGATTTCACCGCCGACAGCCTCGCCGCGGTGATCGGCGCCAATCCCGACCGACCGATCCTCATCTATTGCAACAATAATTTCGCGAACGACCGCGCCCCGGTGCCGATGAAGTCGCGCGCCCTCGCGCTCAATATCCAGACCTTCATCAACCTCGTCGGCTATGGCTATCCCAACGTCTGGGAGCTCGGCGACGTCATCGATATGGGCGATCCGGCGGTCGAGTGGGTGACGGGCTGA
- a CDS encoding alpha/beta fold hydrolase produces MTTITTKDGTRIFYKDWGPKDGQPIVFSHGWPLSADAWDAQMVFFANQGFRTIAHDRRSHGRSDQVWVGNNMDQYADDLGELIEQLDLKDVILVGHSTGGGEVTRYIGRHGTRRVAKVALIGAVPPLMLKTEANPGGLPIDVFDGIRKGTFDNRPQFFKDLTLPFYGYNREGAEVSEAVRDEFVRQGMNGGLKGLLDSIRAFSESDFNEDLKTFDVPTLVLHGNDDQIVPIGASALSTVKIVKQAVLKVYEGGSHGLTVTEQDRFNADLLDFINN; encoded by the coding sequence ATGACCACGATCACCACCAAGGACGGTACGCGCATCTTCTACAAGGACTGGGGTCCGAAGGACGGCCAGCCGATCGTCTTCTCGCACGGCTGGCCGCTCAGCGCCGACGCCTGGGACGCACAGATGGTCTTCTTTGCCAATCAGGGCTTCCGCACCATCGCCCACGACCGCCGCAGCCATGGCCGTTCGGACCAGGTGTGGGTGGGCAACAATATGGACCAATATGCCGACGATCTCGGCGAACTGATCGAACAGCTCGACCTGAAAGACGTCATCCTCGTCGGCCACTCGACGGGCGGCGGCGAAGTCACCCGCTATATCGGCCGTCACGGCACGCGCCGGGTCGCGAAGGTTGCCCTGATCGGCGCCGTTCCGCCGCTGATGCTCAAGACCGAAGCCAATCCCGGCGGCCTGCCGATCGACGTCTTCGACGGCATCCGCAAGGGCACCTTCGACAACCGGCCGCAGTTCTTCAAGGACCTGACGCTCCCCTTCTACGGCTATAACCGCGAGGGCGCCGAGGTGTCGGAAGCGGTCCGCGACGAATTCGTGCGGCAGGGCATGAACGGCGGCCTCAAGGGCCTGCTCGACAGCATCCGCGCCTTTTCGGAAAGCGACTTCAACGAAGACCTGAAGACGTTCGATGTCCCGACGCTGGTGCTCCACGGCAACGACGACCAGATCGTCCCGATCGGCGCCTCGGCGCTCTCGACGGTCAAGATCGTCAAGCAGGCGGTGCTGAAGGTCTATGAAGGCGGCAGCCACGGCCTCACCGTAACCGAACAGGACCGGTTCAACGCCGACCTCCTCGACTTCATCAACAATTGA
- a CDS encoding GNAT family N-acetyltransferase, with protein MLTHRLATPADLDALRDVMARAIAELQQGFLDPAQIAASRAVMGLDTQLIADGTYFVIEEAGADGVRIAGCGGWSHRATLYGGDHSKDLRDPAPLDPAVDAARIRAMYTHPDFTRRGVGRMIMTLCEDAARAAGFRRAEMMATLSGEPLYRACGYTPIEHVDTPGADGVAVPMIRMGKDLTP; from the coding sequence ATGCTGACGCACCGCCTTGCCACCCCCGCCGACCTCGACGCGCTGCGCGACGTGATGGCGCGCGCCATCGCCGAGTTGCAGCAGGGCTTTCTCGACCCCGCGCAGATCGCCGCCAGCCGCGCGGTGATGGGGCTCGATACCCAGCTCATCGCCGACGGCACTTACTTCGTCATCGAGGAAGCGGGTGCGGACGGGGTGAGGATCGCGGGCTGCGGCGGCTGGTCGCATCGCGCGACGCTCTATGGCGGCGACCACAGCAAGGATTTGCGCGATCCGGCGCCGCTCGACCCCGCGGTCGACGCGGCGCGCATCCGCGCGATGTACACCCACCCCGATTTCACCCGCCGCGGGGTCGGGCGGATGATCATGACGCTGTGCGAGGACGCCGCGCGCGCCGCGGGCTTTCGCCGTGCCGAGATGATGGCGACGCTGTCGGGCGAGCCGCTGTACCGCGCCTGCGGCTATACCCCGATCGAGCATGTCGACACCCCGGGCGCCGATGGCGTCGCGGTGCCGATGATCCGCATGGGGAAGGATTTGACCCCCTGA
- a CDS encoding GlxA family transcriptional regulator codes for MRQLRQHPASLVEVGLMLYPDCQTGMVHGITDLFDIAGRFAVDNGRAPVRVSHWRLQDGGGFARCYDSHPGEPAGNSPTVLIAPGSLHKLLEADEVAPYARWLLDRHAQGAVLASNCGGAFALAATGLLAGRPATTHWYFAEEFKTRFPDVRLEADRMVIDDGDIVTAGGLMAWTDLGLRIVERLLGPSVMMETARFLLIDPAGREQRNYASFAPKLTHGDEAILKVQHWLQSKEGRVNGVGEMAREAGLEERTFQRRFKAATAMTPVEYVQHIRVGKARELLEFTRRTVDQIAWSVGYEDAAAFRKLFHRITGLSPNEYRQRFAVPQPLAEVA; via the coding sequence ATGCGGCAACTTCGACAACATCCGGCCTCGCTCGTCGAAGTCGGTCTGATGCTCTACCCCGACTGCCAGACCGGCATGGTCCACGGCATCACCGACCTGTTCGACATCGCCGGCCGCTTTGCGGTCGACAACGGCCGGGCGCCGGTTCGCGTCAGCCATTGGCGATTGCAGGACGGCGGGGGCTTTGCGCGCTGCTACGACAGCCATCCGGGCGAACCGGCGGGCAATTCGCCCACAGTGCTGATCGCGCCCGGAAGCCTCCACAAGCTGCTGGAGGCGGATGAGGTCGCACCCTATGCGCGCTGGCTGCTCGACCGGCATGCACAGGGGGCGGTGCTGGCGTCGAATTGCGGCGGCGCCTTTGCGCTCGCCGCGACCGGGCTGCTCGCGGGGCGGCCCGCGACAACGCATTGGTATTTCGCCGAGGAGTTCAAGACGCGTTTTCCCGATGTGCGGCTGGAAGCCGACCGGATGGTGATCGACGACGGAGACATCGTCACCGCGGGCGGGCTGATGGCGTGGACCGACCTAGGCCTGCGCATTGTCGAGCGGTTGCTCGGGCCTTCGGTGATGATGGAGACCGCGCGCTTCCTCCTGATCGACCCCGCAGGACGCGAGCAGAGGAATTATGCGAGCTTTGCGCCCAAGCTGACGCATGGCGATGAGGCGATTCTGAAGGTTCAGCACTGGCTGCAATCGAAGGAAGGCCGGGTGAACGGCGTCGGCGAGATGGCGCGCGAGGCCGGGTTGGAGGAGCGGACCTTCCAGCGCCGGTTCAAGGCGGCTACCGCGATGACCCCGGTCGAATATGTCCAGCACATCCGCGTCGGCAAGGCGCGCGAACTGCTGGAATTCACCAGGCGTACCGTCGACCAGATCGCGTGGAGTGTCGGCTATGAGGATGCGGCGGCGTTCCGCAAGCTGTTCCACCGCATTACCGGGCTGTCGCCGAACGAATATCGCCAGCGTTTTGCGGTGCCGCAGCCGCTGGCCGAAGTTGCCTGA
- a CDS encoding DUF6445 family protein produces the protein MRATVETIGAEAQPLVILDDFAADPDALREQARVAAFAPALNHYPGIRAALPGDYLSAQLPAIEAAVRQAFGRIGPVSVIDASFSIVSTPVEALTIAQRLPHIDAFTADRIALIHYLSPVASDGTAFFRHRATRFETIDEQRRDLFFRHLETELRHVGPPPAAYIAGDTPLFECVHSVEARYNRALLYRSTNLHSGAIAADATLSEDPCSGRLTVTAFFSIGA, from the coding sequence ATGCGGGCGACGGTCGAGACGATCGGTGCCGAAGCGCAGCCGCTTGTTATTCTCGACGATTTCGCAGCCGACCCCGATGCGTTGCGCGAACAGGCGCGGGTCGCCGCGTTTGCGCCCGCGCTGAATCACTATCCCGGAATCCGCGCCGCGCTGCCGGGCGATTATCTGTCGGCACAATTACCTGCGATCGAGGCCGCGGTGCGACAGGCTTTCGGTCGCATTGGACCGGTCAGCGTGATCGATGCGAGCTTTTCAATCGTTTCGACGCCGGTCGAGGCGCTGACCATCGCGCAGCGGCTGCCGCATATCGACGCTTTCACTGCCGACCGGATCGCGCTGATCCATTATCTTTCCCCGGTGGCGAGCGACGGTACCGCTTTTTTCCGTCACCGGGCGACGCGGTTTGAAACCATCGACGAACAGCGTCGCGATCTCTTCTTTCGTCACCTCGAGACCGAGTTGCGGCATGTAGGGCCGCCGCCGGCCGCCTACATCGCCGGCGACACGCCGCTATTCGAATGCGTGCACAGTGTCGAAGCCCGCTACAACCGCGCGCTGCTCTATCGCAGCACGAACCTCCACAGCGGCGCCATCGCAGCCGACGCGACCTTGTCGGAGGATCCATGCAGTGGACGCCTCACCGTCACAGCTTTCTTTTCGATCGGCGCATAG
- a CDS encoding RNA polymerase sigma factor, with the protein MAAGETHRAIEAVFRIERARLIAALARMTRDVDRAEELAQEALLAALTEWPKSGVPDKPGAWLTATAKRRAIDGIRRGAMQDRKHAEIAHDLGGERDMSAEAVEAALDDPLGDELLGLIFAACHPVISPDARAALTLRLVGGLTALEIARAFLSNEAAIAARITRAKKAIAKAGVAFEVPRGAELTSRLGSVLEVIYLIFNEGYAATSGPSLVRPLLCAEAQRLGRIVAGLMPDEPEVWGLLALMEIQASRLTARAGPDGAFVPLTEQNRARWDQLLIRRGLNALARAEALGGAEGPYALQAALAACHARARRAEDTDWTRIAALYDLLGRVMPSPVVELNRAVAHSMAFGPEAGLRLVDGIADAALLRNYAPLPAARGDFLLRARRFEEAKAQFETAAELSANERERAFLLARATACAAADR; encoded by the coding sequence ATGGCAGCTGGTGAAACCCATCGTGCGATCGAGGCCGTGTTCCGGATCGAGCGGGCGCGGCTGATCGCCGCGCTTGCCCGGATGACGAGGGACGTCGACCGTGCCGAGGAACTGGCGCAGGAGGCGCTGCTTGCCGCGCTGACCGAGTGGCCGAAATCGGGGGTTCCGGACAAGCCGGGCGCCTGGCTTACCGCAACCGCCAAGCGGCGCGCGATCGACGGCATCCGGCGTGGCGCGATGCAGGATCGGAAGCATGCCGAAATCGCCCATGACCTGGGCGGGGAGCGCGACATGAGCGCAGAAGCGGTCGAGGCGGCGCTGGACGATCCGCTCGGCGACGAACTGCTCGGCCTGATCTTTGCGGCCTGCCATCCGGTGATTTCCCCCGACGCACGCGCTGCGCTGACCCTGCGGCTTGTCGGCGGACTAACGGCCCTGGAGATTGCCCGCGCCTTCCTGTCGAACGAAGCGGCGATCGCGGCGCGGATCACCCGGGCCAAGAAAGCAATCGCCAAGGCGGGAGTCGCGTTCGAGGTGCCGCGCGGTGCCGAACTGACGTCGCGGCTGGGATCGGTGCTCGAGGTCATCTACCTGATCTTCAACGAGGGCTATGCGGCGACTTCGGGGCCGTCGCTGGTTCGCCCGCTTCTCTGCGCTGAGGCGCAGCGGCTGGGGCGCATAGTTGCCGGATTGATGCCCGATGAGCCCGAAGTTTGGGGATTGCTCGCGCTGATGGAGATTCAGGCGTCGCGGCTGACGGCGCGTGCCGGGCCCGATGGCGCTTTCGTACCGCTGACCGAGCAGAACCGGGCGCGCTGGGATCAATTGTTGATCCGCCGCGGGCTGAATGCACTCGCGCGCGCCGAAGCATTGGGAGGCGCCGAAGGGCCTTATGCCTTGCAGGCCGCGCTGGCGGCGTGTCATGCGCGGGCCCGGCGGGCGGAGGATACCGACTGGACGCGCATTGCTGCGCTCTATGACCTTTTGGGAAGGGTGATGCCTTCGCCGGTGGTCGAGCTCAATCGTGCGGTGGCGCATAGCATGGCGTTCGGACCCGAAGCAGGCTTACGGCTGGTTGATGGGATTGCCGATGCGGCGCTGCTCCGAAACTATGCGCCCCTTCCTGCCGCTAGGGGTGACTTCCTGCTCCGCGCCAGGCGATTCGAGGAAGCGAAGGCCCAGTTTGAGACCGCAGCCGAGCTTTCGGCGAACGAGCGCGAGCGTGCTTTCCTGCTCGCGCGGGCCACGGCCTGCGCGGCGGCCGACCGCTGA
- the metE gene encoding 5-methyltetrahydropteroyltriglutamate--homocysteine S-methyltransferase: MTVRVATLGFPRIGPRRELKHALESYWAGKSSLADLRAAAAGLRASAWARQKALGADILPSNDFSLYDHVLDTSALIGAVPRRYDWDGDTVDPDLYFAMARGSQADAGHAGCTHAAADTTAMEMTKWFDTNYHFLVPELTAGQTFRIASTKIFDEYEEAKALGYPTRPVLLGPVSYLMLAKGKAVEPLALLPQLLDTYAEILGRLAGAGAEWVQIDEPCLVLDLTDEQRTAFERAYARLATSGPKLMLTTYFGGLGDNLDLVAGLPVHGLHLDLVRAPGQLEPALQKLPPHVLLSLGVIDGRNVWRANLPDLYWRLKDLAGRRDLILAPSCSLLHVPVDLALETALDPEIAQWLSFAVQKIEELAALAKALNEGEDASFAAFSASRIAAVARQTSPKIHDPAVAARLAALDENAARRTSPFAARREVQQARLSLPAYPTTTIGSFPQTPEVRKARAAHLKGEIDDAAYARYLRTETRAAIRWQEEIGLDVLVHGEFERNDMVQYFGEQLAGFAFTRAGWVQSYGSRCVRPPILYGDVSRPAPMTVDWWRYAQEQTERPMKGMLTGPVTILNWSFVRDDQPREQSCRQIALAIRDEVQDLETAGAAIIQIDEAALREGLPLRRGEWQHYLDWAVESFRIAASGVRDDTQIHTHMCYSEFNDIIRAIGAMDADVISIETARSQMELLGAFATYVYPNEVGPGVYDIHSPRIPAVSEMADLLTLAGKHVPSQQIWVNPDCGLKTRKWEEVRPALIAMVAAAQAMRANSSVRQADAVG, encoded by the coding sequence ATGACTGTCCGCGTCGCTACCCTCGGCTTTCCCCGCATCGGCCCCCGCCGCGAGCTCAAGCATGCCCTCGAAAGCTATTGGGCCGGCAAATCCTCGCTCGCCGACCTCCGCGCCGCCGCCGCGGGCCTCCGCGCTTCGGCCTGGGCCCGACAAAAGGCGCTCGGCGCCGACATCCTGCCGTCGAACGACTTCTCGCTCTACGACCATGTCCTCGACACCAGCGCCCTGATCGGCGCTGTGCCGCGCCGCTACGACTGGGACGGCGACACCGTCGATCCCGACCTCTATTTCGCCATGGCCCGCGGTTCGCAGGCCGATGCCGGCCACGCCGGCTGCACCCACGCCGCCGCCGACACCACGGCGATGGAAATGACCAAATGGTTCGACACCAACTATCATTTCCTCGTCCCCGAACTCACCGCCGGCCAGACATTCCGCATCGCCTCGACCAAGATTTTCGACGAGTATGAGGAAGCGAAAGCGCTCGGCTATCCGACCCGCCCCGTCCTTCTCGGTCCGGTCAGCTATCTGATGCTCGCCAAGGGCAAGGCGGTCGAACCGCTGGCGCTGCTCCCCCAGCTTCTCGACACCTACGCCGAAATCCTTGGTCGCCTTGCCGGTGCCGGCGCCGAATGGGTGCAGATCGACGAACCCTGCCTCGTCCTCGACCTGACCGACGAGCAGCGCACGGCGTTCGAGCGTGCCTATGCCCGCCTCGCCACCAGCGGGCCGAAACTGATGCTCACCACCTATTTCGGCGGCCTCGGCGATAACCTCGACCTTGTCGCAGGGCTTCCTGTTCACGGCCTCCATCTCGACCTCGTCCGGGCTCCCGGACAGCTCGAACCGGCGCTGCAGAAGCTGCCGCCGCACGTCCTGCTGTCGCTCGGCGTCATCGACGGCCGCAACGTCTGGCGCGCCAATCTTCCCGACCTCTACTGGCGCCTCAAGGATCTGGCGGGCCGGCGCGACCTCATTCTGGCGCCCAGTTGCTCGCTGCTTCACGTTCCGGTCGACCTCGCACTCGAAACCGCGCTCGATCCCGAAATCGCCCAATGGCTGAGCTTCGCGGTGCAGAAGATCGAGGAACTGGCCGCGCTTGCCAAGGCGCTGAATGAGGGCGAAGACGCCAGCTTCGCCGCCTTTTCGGCATCGCGGATCGCTGCGGTCGCCCGGCAGACATCGCCGAAGATCCACGACCCGGCGGTCGCGGCGCGCCTCGCCGCGCTCGACGAAAACGCGGCGCGGCGCACCTCGCCTTTCGCCGCCCGCCGTGAAGTCCAGCAAGCGCGCCTTTCCCTGCCGGCCTATCCGACGACGACGATCGGCTCCTTCCCCCAGACCCCCGAAGTGCGGAAAGCCCGCGCCGCGCATCTCAAGGGCGAGATCGACGACGCGGCCTATGCCCGGTATCTCCGCACCGAAACGCGCGCCGCGATCCGCTGGCAGGAGGAAATCGGCCTCGACGTCCTCGTCCATGGTGAGTTCGAGCGTAACGACATGGTGCAATATTTCGGCGAGCAGCTTGCCGGTTTTGCCTTCACCCGTGCCGGCTGGGTCCAAAGCTATGGCTCGCGCTGCGTCCGCCCGCCGATCCTCTATGGTGACGTCTCGCGCCCCGCGCCGATGACCGTCGATTGGTGGCGCTATGCGCAGGAACAGACCGAGCGGCCGATGAAAGGCATGCTCACCGGCCCGGTGACCATCCTCAACTGGTCGTTCGTCCGCGACGACCAGCCACGCGAGCAAAGTTGCCGCCAGATCGCGCTGGCGATCCGCGACGAAGTGCAGGATCTCGAAACCGCCGGTGCCGCGATCATCCAGATCGACGAAGCCGCGCTCCGCGAAGGCCTGCCGCTTCGCCGCGGCGAGTGGCAGCACTATCTCGACTGGGCGGTTGAAAGCTTCCGCATCGCCGCGTCGGGTGTCCGCGACGACACACAGATCCACACCCACATGTGCTATTCGGAATTCAACGACATCATCCGCGCCATTGGGGCGATGGATGCCGACGTCATCTCGATCGAGACCGCAAGATCGCAGATGGAATTACTCGGCGCCTTCGCCACCTATGTCTATCCGAACGAGGTGGGACCGGGCGTTTACGACATCCACTCGCCGCGCATCCCGGCGGTTAGCGAGATGGCCGACCTGCTCACGCTCGCTGGCAAACATGTGCCGTCGCAGCAAATCTGGGTGAACCCCGACTGCGGGCTCAAGACGCGGAAATGGGAAGAGGTCCGCCCGGCGCTGATCGCGATGGTCGCGGCAGCGCAGGCGATGCGCGCCAACTCGTCGGTGCGCCAGGCCGATGCCGTCGGCTGA
- a CDS encoding choice-of-anchor A family protein yields the protein MALSSRSLLPVALVAAVLAVPALAQSSQISGIDALREWNLVVLGDLNSSSEVEGRTFVGGNLSGNSSNYGIRATTSANGQPGLTVVGNVTGSHKNLNNGSGAIVGGNVSSGFNLNGPNQTVKVGGTISNTNVNQNTVLSNINASNPAFGVNLQQDKTRLSGSLNSLSYEMGTLKTNSQLTIQGNRGTFTAQPDAKGLAVFNISAADLDKIGEIQFNLNGADTAIVNVSGRTINLNDNFLGGTNNLGEHVIWNFPEAESLKQSTAWGGSVLAPLADAEIRNYIQGSAVFGNLTQNGEMHIGTFKGGYVSPPSGGTSSGGGTTSSGGTSSGGSSGGAVPVPEPGMFGLFALGVGGLLYMRRRRAKTDAAGDE from the coding sequence ATGGCTTTATCCTCCCGTTCTCTGCTTCCCGTCGCGCTTGTCGCGGCGGTGCTTGCCGTTCCCGCCTTGGCGCAGAGCAGCCAGATCAGCGGCATCGATGCGCTCCGCGAATGGAACCTCGTCGTCCTTGGCGATCTCAACAGCTCGTCCGAGGTCGAGGGGCGCACTTTCGTCGGCGGCAACCTGTCGGGCAATTCGTCCAACTATGGCATTCGCGCGACGACGTCGGCGAACGGTCAGCCGGGGCTGACCGTCGTCGGCAACGTCACCGGCAGCCACAAGAATCTCAACAACGGATCGGGCGCCATCGTCGGCGGCAATGTGTCGAGCGGTTTCAACCTCAACGGCCCGAACCAGACGGTGAAGGTCGGCGGAACGATCAGCAACACCAACGTCAACCAGAATACGGTGCTGTCGAATATCAACGCCAGCAATCCAGCGTTCGGCGTCAATCTGCAACAGGACAAGACGCGGCTGTCCGGGAGCCTGAACAGCCTGTCCTACGAGATGGGGACGCTGAAAACGAACAGCCAACTGACCATCCAGGGCAACCGCGGTACCTTCACTGCGCAGCCCGATGCGAAGGGGCTGGCGGTGTTCAACATCAGCGCTGCCGACCTCGACAAGATCGGCGAGATTCAGTTCAATCTGAACGGCGCCGACACGGCGATCGTCAATGTCAGCGGGCGGACGATCAACCTCAATGACAATTTCCTCGGCGGCACCAACAACCTTGGCGAACATGTCATCTGGAATTTCCCAGAGGCCGAGAGCCTCAAACAGTCGACGGCATGGGGCGGGTCGGTGCTGGCGCCGCTCGCCGATGCCGAGATTCGCAATTACATCCAGGGATCGGCAGTGTTCGGTAACCTGACCCAGAATGGCGAAATGCATATCGGGACGTTCAAGGGCGGTTATGTCAGCCCGCCGAGCGGCGGCACTTCTTCGGGCGGCGGAACGACGTCCAGCGGTGGAACTTCGTCGGGCGGTAGCTCGGGCGGGGCGGTGCCGGTTCCTGAGCCCGGCATGTTCGGACTGTTCGCGCTCGGCGTCGGCGGGTTGCTCTACATGCGCCGCCGCCGTGCGAAGACGGACGCGGCAGGCGACGAGTAA
- a CDS encoding AHH domain-containing protein — MGAPVAAARCRGGQPRAGRIWRRSLRQRLGWQGAPLPRAGFQRHHLIPIALLRRPQMAAMFDQLQSEGFALQHFSVNGLILPACEPAALQLGHALHRGPHHGYSDVVAARVERIRAHFASQITIDPGTARRTASMRLRLLQDVMRRALTDRHRAGFWLNRRDPMRLFADRPYLDEAIDRLFGA, encoded by the coding sequence GTGGGTGCACCTGTCGCCGCCGCCCGATGTCGGGGGGGGCAGCCCCGTGCGGGTCGAATTTGGCGGCGATCTTTGAGGCAGCGGTTGGGATGGCAAGGGGCGCCGTTGCCGCGCGCGGGTTTCCAGCGCCATCACCTCATTCCGATCGCGCTGCTGCGGCGTCCGCAGATGGCGGCCATGTTCGACCAGTTGCAGTCCGAAGGTTTCGCGCTTCAGCATTTCTCTGTTAACGGCCTCATCCTGCCGGCATGCGAGCCCGCGGCGCTGCAACTCGGGCACGCGCTGCATCGCGGGCCGCATCATGGTTACAGCGATGTCGTTGCCGCCCGGGTCGAGCGGATCCGGGCGCATTTCGCATCGCAGATCACGATCGATCCCGGCACCGCACGGCGCACCGCATCGATGCGATTGCGGCTGTTGCAGGATGTGATGCGGCGGGCGCTCACCGATCGGCACCGGGCCGGCTTCTGGCTGAACCGGCGCGACCCGATGCGGCTGTTCGCCGACCGCCCCTATCTCGACGAAGCGATCGACCGGCTGTTCGGGGCATAA
- the leuA gene encoding 2-isopropylmalate synthase → MPMLRDPSVKYSAFPQVPLANREWPGRVTTSAPIWLSTDMRDGNQSLIDPMDAEKKARFFDLLVRCGFKEIEVGFPSAGATEFDFISGLVKNGRIPDDVTPQVLTQSRADLIRTSFDSLEGAKTAIVHVYNAVSPAWRKIVFGMDMADIKQIAIEGAKQLRDNAARLPGTDWRFEYSPETFSTAELDFSIACCEAVMDILQPTADKPIILNLPATVEASTANIYADQIEYFCKNLPNRDRAIISLHTHNDRGTGVAAAELGLLAGADRVEGCLFGNGERTGNTCLVTIALNMYTQGVDPQLDFSNIDEVIQTVEYCNQLPVHPRHPYGGELVYTAFSGSHQDAIKKGFAARERQNDERWEVPYLPIDPADLGRSYEAVIRVNSQSGKGGVAWVLEQDKGLKLPKKMQASFSHVVQALADQTSRELGAEDIWHAFEGQYLTTSGKRFQLVDWSETHSGADRIFAGKLTIDGTPRSVSGRGNGLMSSVIAALSESGGPVMDIVDYSEHAIGQGSNVQAAAYVECRTADGKSLFGCGLDTDVATASVRAILSAANGA, encoded by the coding sequence ATGCCCATGCTCCGCGACCCCTCGGTCAAGTATAGCGCCTTCCCGCAGGTTCCCTTGGCGAACCGCGAATGGCCCGGCCGCGTCACCACCAGCGCGCCGATCTGGCTCTCCACCGACATGCGCGACGGCAACCAGTCGCTGATCGACCCGATGGATGCCGAGAAAAAGGCGCGCTTCTTCGACCTGCTCGTCCGCTGCGGGTTCAAGGAGATCGAAGTCGGCTTCCCCAGCGCCGGCGCGACCGAGTTCGACTTCATCTCGGGGCTGGTCAAGAACGGCCGCATCCCCGACGATGTGACGCCGCAGGTACTCACGCAAAGCCGCGCCGACCTCATCCGCACCAGCTTCGACAGCCTCGAGGGCGCAAAGACCGCGATCGTCCACGTCTATAACGCGGTCAGCCCCGCGTGGCGCAAGATCGTCTTCGGCATGGACATGGCCGACATCAAGCAGATCGCGATCGAGGGCGCGAAGCAGCTCCGCGACAATGCCGCGCGCCTGCCCGGCACCGACTGGCGCTTCGAATATAGCCCCGAAACCTTCTCGACCGCCGAGCTCGATTTCAGCATCGCCTGCTGCGAGGCGGTGATGGACATTCTCCAGCCCACCGCGGACAAGCCGATCATCCTCAACCTCCCCGCGACGGTCGAGGCATCGACGGCGAACATCTACGCCGACCAGATCGAATATTTCTGCAAGAACTTGCCCAATCGCGACCGCGCGATCATCTCCCTGCATACGCACAACGACCGCGGCACCGGCGTCGCGGCGGCCGAACTCGGCCTGCTCGCGGGCGCCGACCGCGTCGAGGGCTGCCTGTTCGGCAATGGCGAGCGCACCGGCAACACCTGCCTCGTCACCATCGCGCTCAACATGTACACGCAGGGCGTCGACCCACAGCTCGACTTCTCGAACATCGACGAGGTCATCCAGACGGTCGAATATTGCAACCAGCTCCCCGTCCACCCGCGCCACCCCTATGGCGGCGAGCTTGTCTACACCGCCTTTTCGGGCAGCCACCAGGACGCGATCAAGAAAGGCTTCGCCGCGCGCGAGCGCCAGAATGACGAACGCTGGGAAGTCCCCTATCTGCCCATCGACCCCGCCGACCTCGGCCGCAGCTATGAAGCGGTGATCCGCGTCAACAGCCAGTCGGGCAAGGGCGGCGTCGCCTGGGTGCTCGAACAGGACAAGGGCCTGAAACTGCCCAAGAAAATGCAGGCGAGCTTCAGCCATGTCGTGCAGGCACTCGCCGACCAGACGAGCCGCGAACTCGGCGCCGAGGACATCTGGCACGCCTTCGAGGGCCAGTATCTGACCACGTCGGGCAAGCGCTTCCAGCTCGTCGACTGGTCGGAGACGCACTCGGGCGCCGACCGCATCTTCGCCGGCAAGCTCACCATCGACGGCACCCCGCGCAGCGTCAGCGGCCGCGGCAACGGCCTGATGTCGAGCGTCATCGCCGCGCTCAGCGAAAGCGGCGGCCCGGTGATGGACATCGTCGACTATAGCGAGCACGCGATCGGCCAGGGCAGCAATGTGCAAGCCGCGGCCTATGTCGAATGCCGCACGGCGGACGGGAAAAGCCTGTTTGGCTGCGGGCTGGATACGGACGTCGCGACGGCGAGCGTGCGGGCGATTTTGTCGGCGGCTAATGGGGCTTGA